The Acidobacteriota bacterium genome has a segment encoding these proteins:
- a CDS encoding archease produces the protein MAERKPYRVLDHTADIGLEAHGQTLRKLFENAAAGFYALLVKGGDVRTRQTVELSIRAHDIEALFVRFLQELNYLYQTQRLVGGRVEVHNIEERTLHASVRGETLDPQRHTVLRDIKAVTYHGLTLKKVRKKSWKATVLFDV, from the coding sequence ATGGCGGAGAGAAAGCCATACCGAGTGTTGGACCACACCGCCGACATCGGTCTGGAAGCGCATGGCCAGACCCTGAGAAAGCTTTTCGAGAACGCGGCGGCGGGTTTCTACGCCCTTCTGGTCAAGGGCGGCGACGTGCGCACGCGCCAGACCGTCGAGCTCTCGATCCGCGCACACGACATCGAGGCGCTTTTTGTGCGCTTTCTCCAGGAGCTCAACTACCTTTACCAGACGCAGCGCCTTGTGGGAGGCCGCGTCGAGGTGCATAACATAGAGGAGCGGACGCTGCACGCCTCGGTGAGGGGGGAAACGCTCGACCCGCAACGCCACACCGTCCTGCGCGACATTAAGGCCGTGACCTACCATGGGCTCACGCTCAAAAAGGTGAGAAAGAAGAGCTGGAAGGCCACCGTGCTCTTTGACGTGTAG
- a CDS encoding mechanosensitive ion channel → MSADFAELWRSPYLQALVLVLFAWPAARLFDFVLIRWVARLARKTKSELDDAILAVMHRPVMLIVVLLVVRAAVLRLGDRIHPVAVQYLEGGIYVIGVVVGVMLAHGLLRAVLDWYAAELARRTQSKVDDKFLPLLYKIGRIFVALTGAMVVLQHFHFNIASLVVSLGVGSLAVGLAAQDTIANIIAGFLIMLDKPFRIGDRIEFSDGTVGDVVDIGLRSTKIKNFDHNVIIVPNKDLVNERLVNYGYPDFVQTVRLRVGVAYGSDVAKVKRLLLECARQVESIDKEDEPVVRFIEFGDSSLNFLLLGKVRNYRDRFAAVDALHTLVDKRFAEEGIEIPFPHRTVLHRVEDAELEKLRKSDVKLPS, encoded by the coding sequence GTGAGCGCCGACTTTGCGGAGCTCTGGCGGTCTCCGTACCTTCAGGCGCTCGTCCTGGTTCTCTTCGCCTGGCCTGCGGCTCGCCTCTTCGACTTCGTCCTGATCCGCTGGGTCGCCCGGTTAGCTCGGAAAACCAAGAGCGAGCTCGACGACGCCATCCTGGCCGTCATGCACAGGCCCGTGATGCTCATCGTCGTCCTCCTGGTCGTGCGCGCGGCCGTGCTTCGCCTGGGCGACAGGATTCACCCCGTGGCCGTCCAGTACCTCGAGGGGGGCATCTACGTAATCGGCGTCGTCGTGGGCGTCATGCTCGCCCACGGCCTTCTCCGTGCGGTGCTCGACTGGTACGCGGCCGAGCTGGCCCGCCGCACGCAGTCGAAGGTGGACGACAAGTTCCTGCCGCTTCTCTACAAGATCGGGCGCATCTTCGTGGCGCTCACCGGCGCGATGGTGGTTCTGCAGCATTTCCACTTCAACATCGCCTCCCTGGTCGTGTCGCTCGGCGTGGGCTCGCTCGCGGTGGGCCTGGCGGCGCAGGACACGATAGCGAACATCATCGCCGGCTTCCTGATAATGCTCGACAAGCCCTTCCGCATCGGCGACCGCATCGAGTTCTCCGACGGCACCGTCGGGGACGTCGTGGACATCGGGCTCCGCTCGACCAAGATCAAGAATTTCGACCACAACGTCATCATCGTTCCCAACAAGGACCTCGTCAACGAGCGTCTCGTCAACTACGGCTACCCCGATTTCGTCCAGACCGTCCGCCTGCGGGTGGGCGTCGCCTACGGGAGCGACGTGGCCAAGGTGAAGCGGCTGCTCCTTGAGTGCGCGAGGCAGGTGGAAAGCATCGACAAGGAGGATGAGCCGGTGGTGCGCTTCATCGAGTTCGGCGACTCGTCGCTCAACTTCCTGCTTCTCGGCAAGGTGAGGAACTACCGGGACCGCTTCGCCGCCGTGGACGCCCTGCACACGCTCGTGGACAAGCGCTTCGCCGAGGAAGGCATCGAGATCCCGTTCCCGCACCGCACGGTGTTGCACCGCGTCGAGGACGCGGAGCTGGAGAAGCTGCGGAAGTCGGATGTGAAGCTGCCTTCCTGA
- a CDS encoding MCE family protein, producing the protein MSESSSTRVKVGALIAVALAIFAFAVVSVGTRQKLFTRSVTYTVHFRTVAGLQDGSPVKLHGVRIGTVKSVSLTPDPIEQRIDVVLSIERRYAQHIRTDTVAQIKTIGLLGDKYVFLSSERDPGAEPIEPGGAIRVVELVDYDVLVRQSEDILTNAAIITSSLRQLLLGLERGETLAGKLFSDPDFGHDLVDSMTRTVKHWEGISSGVHEGRGLAGRFLTDEAYAERITGELETSIARLERILATTEEGKNLAGKLLVESPESEELFDNLVVFSKGLREVGEAFEKHEGFLPSLIEGSTEGREMAANFHATLHSLASILDKLDRGEGSAGAFLNEPALYQAMEDIVGAVSKSGPTKWFIRKKRRKGERQRLKEERIEAAAEEESSSEGKKRPSSDSPADSLSSPTGETSDEPDLPDEPDLPDETLSEEQEAGLLHGGEKRSALAPQGRTLPAPHDEVVVTAKRPRDPFAEPPPPLKNPS; encoded by the coding sequence ATGAGCGAATCATCCAGCACGCGGGTTAAGGTCGGCGCTCTCATCGCCGTGGCGCTGGCCATTTTCGCCTTCGCCGTCGTGTCGGTGGGAACGCGCCAGAAGCTCTTTACGCGCTCCGTGACGTACACCGTGCACTTCCGCACCGTGGCGGGCCTTCAGGACGGGTCGCCCGTGAAGCTCCACGGCGTGCGCATCGGAACGGTCAAGTCGGTGTCGCTGACGCCCGATCCCATCGAGCAGCGCATCGACGTCGTGCTCTCCATCGAGCGGCGCTACGCGCAGCACATCCGCACCGACACCGTCGCGCAGATTAAAACCATCGGCCTCCTCGGCGACAAGTACGTGTTCCTCTCCTCGGAGCGTGACCCCGGGGCGGAGCCCATCGAGCCGGGCGGTGCGATTCGCGTCGTAGAGCTCGTGGACTACGACGTGCTCGTCCGCCAGAGCGAGGATATTCTCACGAACGCCGCCATCATCACGTCCTCGCTCCGGCAGCTTCTTCTGGGACTCGAGCGCGGTGAGACGCTCGCAGGAAAACTCTTCAGCGACCCCGACTTCGGCCACGACCTGGTCGATTCGATGACCCGGACGGTCAAACACTGGGAAGGAATTTCCTCCGGCGTGCACGAGGGGCGCGGCCTCGCCGGCCGCTTCCTGACCGACGAGGCCTACGCCGAGCGAATCACGGGCGAGCTCGAAACGTCCATCGCGCGCCTGGAGCGCATCCTCGCAACCACCGAGGAGGGCAAAAACCTTGCAGGGAAGTTGCTCGTCGAATCGCCCGAAAGCGAGGAGCTCTTCGACAACCTCGTGGTTTTCTCGAAAGGGCTTCGGGAAGTGGGCGAGGCCTTCGAGAAGCACGAGGGCTTCCTGCCTTCGCTCATCGAGGGCTCCACGGAGGGGCGCGAGATGGCCGCGAACTTCCACGCGACGCTCCACAGCCTTGCCTCCATCCTGGACAAGCTCGACCGCGGCGAAGGCAGCGCCGGCGCCTTCCTGAACGAGCCCGCACTCTATCAGGCCATGGAGGACATCGTGGGTGCGGTGTCAAAGAGCGGCCCGACGAAGTGGTTTATACGCAAGAAGCGCCGCAAGGGCGAGCGCCAGCGATTGAAGGAAGAGCGCATTGAAGCCGCGGCGGAGGAGGAATCTTCTTCCGAAGGGAAGAAACGCCCGTCCTCCGACTCGCCGGCGGACTCACTGTCCAGCCCGACTGGGGAGACGTCGGACGAGCCCGACTTGCCGGACGAGCCCGACTTGCCGGACGAGACCCTCTCCGAAGAACAGGAGGCCGGGCTCCTCCACGGCGGGGAAAAACGTTCCGCGCTGGCGCCCCAAGGCCGGACGCTTCCCGCGCCGCACGACGAGGTCGTGGTGACCGCAAAGCGTCCGCGCGACCCCTTCGCCGAGCCGCCGCCCCCCCTGAAGAATCCTTCCTAA
- the recA gene encoding recombinase RecA, producing MTTPAAEKAKASEKRGAPAATGDKHKKVVETTVSQIEKRFGKGSIMRLGDDVRVEVPSIPSGSLMLDYALGVGGYPRGRLAEIYGPEGSGKTTLALHAIAEAYKAGGAAAFVDAEHALDPVYARSLGVNTDELLVSQPDHGEQALEIAEMLLRSGAMDIVVVDSVAALVPRAELEGEMGDSFMGLHARLMSQAMRKLVAIFSKSKTCLIFINQIREKIGVFFGNPETTTGGRALKFYTSVRVEVRRKGLIREGQDTVGNRTAVKVVKNKLAPPFRQAEFDILYGKGISRAGEIIDFGMDLGLVEKAGVWFSYGETRLGQGRGNAVRFLQENTDVADDLTSKIREQLSTARPRVVGASGSHADDF from the coding sequence ATGACCACCCCCGCAGCCGAAAAGGCGAAAGCTTCGGAAAAGCGCGGCGCGCCGGCCGCGACGGGCGATAAACATAAGAAGGTTGTCGAGACGACCGTCTCCCAGATTGAGAAGCGCTTCGGCAAAGGCTCCATCATGCGCCTCGGCGACGACGTGCGCGTGGAGGTTCCGAGCATCCCCTCGGGCTCGCTGATGCTTGATTATGCGCTGGGAGTCGGCGGCTACCCGCGGGGGAGGCTCGCGGAAATTTACGGCCCCGAGGGTTCCGGGAAAACCACGCTTGCCCTCCACGCCATCGCGGAGGCGTACAAGGCGGGCGGTGCCGCCGCGTTCGTGGACGCCGAGCATGCGCTCGACCCCGTGTACGCGCGCTCGCTGGGCGTCAACACGGACGAGCTCCTCGTCTCTCAGCCCGACCACGGCGAGCAGGCGCTCGAGATTGCAGAGATGCTCCTGCGGAGCGGCGCGATGGACATCGTCGTCGTGGATTCCGTGGCGGCCCTCGTGCCCCGCGCCGAACTCGAGGGAGAAATGGGAGACTCCTTCATGGGACTCCATGCGCGCCTAATGTCGCAGGCCATGCGCAAGCTGGTCGCCATCTTTTCGAAGTCCAAGACGTGCCTCATCTTCATCAACCAGATACGGGAAAAGATCGGCGTCTTCTTCGGCAATCCGGAGACGACGACGGGCGGCCGCGCCCTCAAGTTCTATACCTCGGTTCGCGTAGAGGTGCGCCGCAAGGGCCTTATTCGTGAGGGCCAGGACACCGTCGGAAACCGCACCGCGGTCAAGGTGGTCAAGAACAAGCTGGCGCCGCCGTTTCGGCAGGCGGAGTTCGATATTCTTTACGGGAAGGGCATCTCGCGCGCGGGAGAAATCATTGACTTTGGAATGGATTTGGGCCTGGTGGAAAAGGCAGGCGTCTGGTTTTCCTACGGCGAGACGCGGCTGGGACAGGGCCGGGGGAACGCCGTGCGCTTTCTGCAGGAGAATACCGACGTGGCGGACGACCTTACGTCCAAGATTCGTGAGCAGCTGAGCACGGCGAGGCCCCGCGTCGTGGGCGCCTCGGGTAGTCATGCGGACGATTTTTAA
- the pdxA gene encoding 4-hydroxythreonine-4-phosphate dehydrogenase PdxA, producing MLALSMGEPAGIGPELLLRVAARSDVCRRAKLILVGNRAVFARYARRLKLPLPRTLHPTGKNFAFRPGAPSLATGREAIHALNAAAALVLGGQADALVTAPMAKAAFRRSKHRTSGHTDYLTHRTGTRRTMMIFVKRHGPAVALHTVHLPLREALRQVTKRRLVQNLLFLAREYPRLFGRVPRIAVAGLNPHAGEDGLLGAEEERTVAPAVREACARGVRAEGPFAPDTIFLQAKARNFDVVFALYHDQGLIASKAQGLFRYVNLTLGLPFVRTSPDHGVACELAGTGRADDRGMREAVLLAARIAQRRVSRPERN from the coding sequence GTGCTGGCGCTGAGCATGGGCGAGCCCGCGGGCATCGGGCCCGAGCTTTTGTTGCGTGTGGCCGCCCGCTCCGACGTTTGCAGGCGCGCCAAGCTCATTTTGGTCGGCAACCGCGCGGTCTTTGCCCGGTACGCGCGAAGGCTCAAATTGCCGCTCCCCCGCACGCTCCATCCGACGGGCAAAAATTTCGCTTTTCGTCCGGGGGCGCCTTCCCTCGCAACGGGCCGCGAGGCGATCCATGCCCTCAACGCCGCCGCAGCCCTCGTGCTCGGCGGGCAGGCCGACGCGCTGGTTACGGCTCCCATGGCGAAAGCCGCGTTCCGCCGCTCGAAGCATCGCACCAGCGGCCATACGGACTATCTCACGCACCGGACGGGAACGCGGCGCACCATGATGATTTTCGTGAAGCGGCACGGCCCGGCGGTGGCGCTCCATACGGTGCACCTGCCGCTTCGGGAAGCCCTTCGGCAGGTTACGAAGCGCCGCCTCGTGCAGAACCTTCTTTTTCTCGCCAGGGAATATCCGCGCCTTTTCGGGCGCGTGCCGCGCATCGCCGTGGCGGGCCTTAATCCCCACGCCGGCGAGGACGGGCTATTGGGGGCCGAGGAGGAGCGCACCGTTGCGCCGGCCGTCCGAGAAGCCTGCGCCCGCGGCGTCCGCGCGGAAGGGCCCTTTGCGCCCGACACGATTTTCCTTCAGGCGAAAGCCCGAAACTTCGACGTGGTTTTCGCCTTGTACCACGACCAGGGACTTATCGCCTCCAAGGCCCAGGGGCTTTTCCGTTATGTGAACCTCACGCTCGGTCTCCCCTTCGTGCGCACGTCGCCCGACCACGGCGTTGCCTGCGAGCTGGCCGGCACGGGACGTGCGGACGACCGGGGCATGCGTGAGGCCGTGCTGCTTGCGGCCCGGATCGCCCAGAGGAGGGTATCTCGGCCCGAACGCAATTGA
- a CDS encoding Na+/H+ antiporter NhaC family protein — protein MRTIFKLVLAFAALGVFPQWALAQEEAPAESEPPAPAPLVQTCPPPRIVLHSPSLLLRRAPTTITLHALRRDGMQKGAFQGTVALEGFYRRDPENPAVRIPIEQAKFAEGEAVLEKAMVTRVPLAAQGERLEARILPGWVSLLPPILAIALAIAFRQVIMALAFGIYLGAFFVEGFDPFRALLRVADKYVLDTVAHDPGHVHVIFFTLMIGGMVAVVSRSGGTQGIVDAVSRHVRSVRTGQVSTWVLGLLIFFDDYANTLIVGNTMRPFTDRLRVSREKLSYIVDSTAAPVACVAIISLWIGMELGLIGDYKESIDGALASVGIRSPDVYGIFIASIPYSFYCLLTLFFVFVVAATLRDFGPMRRAEERAHATGEVLRPGSVPLSDKELSMLEAPEGKPRRWVNAAVPIGGLILFTIVGLYVTGSQALGSEAKNVGFVEIFGAADSFKVLLWAAFGGGLLAVVLAVSQRILSLEEALRTWVTGIKSMVLAVIVLLLAWSLGALCKGEMLTGSYLVEVCRDVLPPSLLPLLVFLLAAGISFATGTSWGTMAILFPVAIPMACVFIGEGGVSPERAAPILYATIAAILSGATFGDHCSPISDTTILSSMASSCDHIDHVRTQIPYALTVAGVAAFIGYLPVGLGVPVYVSLVVGAAVLAAVVYLAGKPVAR, from the coding sequence ATGCGGACGATTTTTAAGCTCGTCCTCGCCTTTGCTGCGCTGGGGGTTTTTCCTCAGTGGGCGCTGGCCCAGGAGGAAGCGCCCGCCGAGTCCGAGCCGCCCGCCCCGGCCCCGTTGGTGCAAACGTGCCCTCCGCCCCGCATCGTGCTCCACAGCCCATCGCTCCTCCTGCGACGCGCCCCCACGACCATAACGCTCCATGCCCTCCGCCGCGACGGAATGCAGAAAGGGGCGTTCCAGGGAACGGTGGCGCTGGAGGGGTTCTATCGGCGCGATCCGGAAAACCCCGCGGTCAGGATTCCCATTGAGCAGGCCAAATTCGCAGAGGGCGAAGCCGTGCTCGAAAAGGCGATGGTCACAAGGGTCCCACTCGCGGCGCAGGGCGAGCGGCTTGAGGCGCGGATTCTCCCCGGCTGGGTTTCGCTTCTTCCGCCGATTCTGGCGATCGCGCTCGCCATCGCGTTCCGCCAGGTCATTATGGCCCTCGCGTTCGGAATTTACCTGGGCGCCTTCTTCGTGGAGGGGTTCGACCCGTTCCGGGCGCTTCTTCGTGTGGCGGACAAGTACGTGCTCGACACCGTTGCCCACGATCCCGGCCACGTCCACGTTATCTTTTTCACTCTCATGATCGGGGGCATGGTGGCGGTCGTAAGCCGCTCGGGCGGCACGCAGGGAATCGTGGACGCCGTGTCGCGGCACGTCCGCTCCGTGCGCACGGGACAGGTTTCGACGTGGGTGCTGGGACTTTTGATCTTCTTCGACGACTACGCGAACACCCTCATCGTGGGCAACACCATGCGCCCCTTCACCGACCGCCTGCGCGTCTCGCGCGAGAAGCTTTCCTACATCGTGGACAGCACGGCCGCCCCCGTCGCATGCGTGGCCATCATCTCCCTTTGGATCGGCATGGAGTTGGGCCTCATCGGGGACTACAAGGAATCCATTGACGGCGCCTTGGCCAGCGTGGGAATCAGGTCCCCGGACGTGTACGGTATCTTCATCGCCTCCATCCCGTACAGCTTCTACTGTCTTCTGACCCTTTTCTTCGTTTTTGTGGTCGCGGCCACGCTCCGCGATTTCGGCCCCATGCGCCGCGCCGAGGAGCGCGCCCATGCAACGGGCGAGGTGCTCCGCCCCGGCTCGGTGCCGCTTTCCGACAAGGAGCTTTCCATGCTCGAGGCCCCCGAGGGCAAGCCGCGGCGCTGGGTGAACGCGGCCGTTCCTATAGGGGGGCTCATTTTATTTACCATCGTGGGGCTTTACGTCACCGGCAGCCAGGCGCTGGGAAGCGAGGCAAAGAATGTCGGATTTGTGGAGATTTTCGGGGCGGCCGATTCATTCAAAGTCCTCTTGTGGGCGGCGTTCGGCGGAGGCCTCCTCGCCGTGGTGCTGGCGGTATCCCAGCGAATTCTTTCCCTGGAAGAGGCGCTGCGGACGTGGGTGACGGGTATAAAATCCATGGTGCTCGCGGTCATCGTCCTGCTGCTGGCATGGTCGTTGGGGGCCTTGTGCAAGGGCGAGATGCTGACGGGAAGCTATCTGGTGGAAGTCTGCCGCGACGTCCTGCCGCCGAGCCTGCTGCCGCTGCTCGTCTTTCTTTTGGCCGCGGGCATCTCGTTCGCCACGGGCACCTCGTGGGGCACGATGGCCATTTTGTTCCCCGTGGCTATTCCCATGGCGTGCGTGTTCATCGGAGAGGGGGGCGTTTCGCCCGAGAGGGCCGCGCCGATCCTCTATGCCACCATCGCGGCCATTCTGTCGGGCGCCACGTTCGGCGACCACTGCTCCCCCATTTCCGACACGACCATCCTGTCCTCCATGGCCTCGAGCTGCGACCACATTGACCACGTGCGCACCCAGATCCCTTACGCGCTGACGGTCGCGGGCGTCGCCGCCTTTATCGGCTACCTTCCCGTTGGCTTAGGCGTCCCCGTCTACGTGAGCCTCGTGGTGGGCGCCGCCGTTCTCGCGGCGGTGGTCTATCTTGCGGGAAAGCCCGTGGCACGCTGA
- the queC gene encoding 7-cyano-7-deazaguanine synthase QueC, whose product MTPAVVLISGGMDSAVAAAAAKREGFSLYALTLRYGQRHAAELRAARRVAKALGVREHLVLPVNLRAFGGSALTGNIAVPGRRKSTRGIPATYVPARNTVFLSLALTYAETRKAFDIFIGANVVDYSGYPDCRPAYLRSFERTANLATKAGVEGRGKFRIRAPLLRKSKAQIVRLGLRLGVDFSLTRSCYDPAPRGAACGACDACRLRLKGFREAGVEDPVRYAK is encoded by the coding sequence GTGACCCCCGCCGTCGTTCTCATCTCCGGTGGCATGGACTCGGCCGTGGCGGCCGCCGCGGCGAAACGCGAAGGTTTTTCCCTTTACGCCCTAACGCTCCGCTACGGTCAGCGCCATGCGGCGGAGCTGCGTGCGGCGCGCCGCGTTGCGAAGGCCCTCGGCGTCCGCGAGCACCTCGTGCTTCCCGTAAATTTGAGGGCCTTCGGCGGCTCTGCTCTGACTGGAAATATCGCCGTCCCCGGGCGGAGGAAAAGCACGCGCGGCATTCCCGCCACCTACGTTCCCGCGCGCAACACGGTCTTCCTGTCGCTCGCGCTCACCTACGCCGAGACGCGCAAGGCGTTCGACATCTTCATCGGCGCGAACGTCGTCGACTACAGCGGCTACCCCGACTGCCGCCCCGCGTACCTTCGCTCCTTCGAGCGCACGGCGAACCTCGCCACCAAGGCGGGCGTCGAGGGCAGGGGAAAATTCCGCATCCGCGCGCCGCTTCTGAGGAAGAGCAAGGCGCAAATCGTGCGCCTGGGGCTCCGCCTGGGCGTGGATTTTTCGCTGACGCGCTCCTGCTACGACCCCGCGCCTCGCGGCGCCGCCTGCGGCGCGTGCGACGCCTGCCGCCTTCGCTTGAAGGGGTTCCGCGAGGCGGGCGTCGAGGATCCCGTCCGCTACGCGAAGTAA
- a CDS encoding MBL fold metallo-hydrolase, with translation MLRVSVLASGSRGNATWVEAPDGAALLIDAGLGPRVLEHRIKAIGRRPDSVAGILVTHEHSDHIAGLERFAAKHRVPVYASKKLLQRSRTLQYVQARVPLTAGKAVDVCGIRATPIPVPHDAIDPFAFRIEAAGVRLGYVTDIGMPTPTAVEELSRCHALVVEFNHDRDMLENGPYDPWLKERIRGRRGHLSNDQGAHLLSSILHKGCRDVFLAHLSEQNNEASRALEAADWACEKRGFAPTVRVARQEEPSELVPVRDGRRSK, from the coding sequence ATGCTTCGAGTCTCGGTTCTCGCCAGCGGAAGCAGAGGCAACGCCACGTGGGTGGAGGCGCCCGACGGGGCGGCGCTCCTTATTGACGCCGGCCTCGGCCCGCGGGTGCTCGAGCATCGCATCAAGGCCATCGGCCGCCGTCCCGACTCGGTGGCGGGCATCCTCGTCACGCACGAGCATTCCGACCACATCGCCGGCCTGGAGCGGTTCGCCGCGAAACACCGCGTTCCCGTTTACGCCTCCAAGAAGCTTCTGCAGCGCAGCAGGACCCTTCAGTACGTCCAGGCGCGCGTGCCGCTTACGGCGGGGAAGGCGGTCGACGTCTGCGGAATCCGCGCGACGCCCATTCCCGTGCCGCACGACGCCATCGACCCCTTCGCGTTCCGCATCGAGGCGGCGGGCGTGCGCTTGGGCTACGTGACGGACATCGGGATGCCCACGCCCACGGCCGTGGAGGAGCTTTCCCGCTGCCACGCCCTTGTCGTCGAGTTCAACCACGACCGCGACATGCTCGAGAACGGCCCCTACGACCCCTGGCTCAAGGAGCGCATACGCGGCCGCCGCGGTCACCTTTCCAACGACCAAGGGGCGCACCTTCTCTCGTCGATTCTCCACAAGGGCTGCCGCGACGTGTTCCTCGCGCACCTGAGCGAGCAGAACAACGAGGCCTCGCGGGCACTTGAGGCGGCTGACTGGGCGTGCGAGAAGCGCGGCTTTGCGCCGACGGTCCGCGTCGCGAGGCAGGAAGAGCCTTCCGAGCTTGTGCCCGTCCGCGACGGAAGGAGAAGTAAGTGA
- the rsmG gene encoding 16S rRNA (guanine(527)-N(7))-methyltransferase RsmG, which translates to MEFPRALAREAKRRRLRLGEREREAFETLYLLLTRWNARINLTGLKTPAAIARVLFVESLLAEQMGFALAGPLLDVGSGAGFPGLPLAVRHPALRVTLLEARAKRAAFLREAVARLSLTNASVVEGRLEEAAVQDRFGSRYRFFALRAVGELAPFLPRLKALAGKEPVVLAYLKAQRLASCVREGRVAVIKRKALSSPASVLAALRFL; encoded by the coding sequence ATGGAATTTCCCCGCGCGCTTGCACGAGAGGCCAAGCGGCGCAGGCTGCGCCTCGGCGAGCGCGAACGCGAAGCGTTCGAGACCCTCTATCTTCTTCTCACGCGCTGGAACGCGCGCATCAACCTGACGGGCCTCAAAACGCCCGCCGCCATCGCGCGCGTCCTGTTTGTCGAGTCGCTCCTCGCGGAGCAGATGGGTTTCGCGCTGGCGGGCCCGCTCCTCGACGTAGGCTCCGGAGCGGGCTTTCCGGGGCTCCCGCTCGCCGTGCGCCACCCCGCGCTGCGGGTGACGCTCCTCGAAGCGCGCGCCAAGCGGGCCGCGTTTCTGCGGGAGGCCGTCGCGCGTCTTTCCCTGACGAACGCGAGCGTCGTTGAGGGCCGTCTCGAAGAAGCCGCGGTCCAGGACCGCTTCGGGTCGCGCTACCGTTTTTTCGCGCTCCGCGCCGTGGGCGAGCTCGCGCCTTTTCTTCCCCGGCTCAAGGCGCTTGCGGGGAAGGAGCCCGTCGTGCTCGCTTACCTGAAAGCGCAGCGGCTGGCGTCCTGCGTCCGCGAGGGCCGCGTCGCCGTGATAAAGAGGAAGGCGCTTTCGTCGCCCGCGTCCGTGCTTGCGGCGCTGCGTTTCCTCTGA